One Halalkalicoccus sp. NIPERK01 DNA window includes the following coding sequences:
- a CDS encoding MOSC domain-containing protein has product MDPLGTVRAIHVAPEAGAPMRPRETVEAIAGRGLRGDRYFAERGTYSASARRTARDLTLIEAETIEALEREAGIDLPAGAHRRNLTTRGVALDPLVGERFRVGAVVCEGVEPCAPCSYLERLLDIDGLHDALVDRGGLRARIVDSGRIAVGDGISGPGAD; this is encoded by the coding sequence ATGGACCCCCTCGGAACCGTCCGTGCGATCCACGTCGCGCCCGAAGCCGGCGCCCCGATGCGACCACGCGAGACCGTCGAGGCGATCGCCGGTCGCGGGCTTCGGGGCGATCGGTACTTCGCCGAGCGCGGGACGTACTCGGCCTCGGCGCGCCGGACCGCACGCGACCTCACGCTCATCGAGGCCGAGACGATCGAGGCGCTGGAACGCGAGGCCGGGATCGACCTCCCCGCGGGCGCCCACCGGCGAAACCTCACGACGCGAGGGGTCGCGCTCGACCCGCTGGTCGGCGAGCGCTTTCGCGTCGGGGCCGTCGTCTGCGAGGGCGTCGAGCCGTGTGCCCCCTGTTCGTACCTCGAACGCCTGCTCGACATCGACGGCCTCCACGACGCGCTCGTCGATCGCGGCGGCCTCCGGGCGCGGATCGTCGACTCCGGGCGGATCGCCGTCGGCGACGGGATCTCGGGTCCCGGAGCGGACTGA
- a CDS encoding sulfatase codes for MGRHTPTNVLFVVLDTVRKDRLTPYGYDRPTTPELAAVAEESAVFESAVAPAPWTLPVHASMFTGLYPSQHGADQGSPYLEEATTLASVLSTAGYDTACYSSNAWITPYTELTRGFDDQDSFFEVLPQDLLSGPLARAWRLVNDNDRLNEIATRIVRLGAQAHEKLASGEGADSKTPAVIDRTRSFIEGSESEAGWFAFVNLMDAHLPYYPPEEYREEFAPGVDPSTVCQNSKEYNSGARDVDAEEWEAIGGLYDAEIAHMDAELGRLFGWLRETGRWEDTTVIVCSDHGELHGEHDLYGHEFALYEELINVPLIVKHPEIEPGRRERLVELLDLYHTTLDALSADAGGVPGAVGFDPTRSLLSSEYRSFDRVTDPDVGQRAVLGGEGESEDYAFVEYAQPVIELHHLEEKASEAGITLPEDHRAYARMRAARGEDAKYVRADRIPDEGYRLDTDPEERSPLAPADDERVAAAERALSRFEGEVGGAWTTPAEASASDALDEADAETKDRLRELGYLE; via the coding sequence ATGGGCCGGCACACGCCAACCAACGTCCTCTTCGTCGTCCTCGATACGGTTCGGAAAGACCGCCTCACGCCCTACGGCTACGACCGGCCGACCACGCCGGAACTGGCCGCCGTCGCCGAGGAGTCGGCCGTCTTCGAGTCGGCCGTCGCGCCCGCGCCGTGGACGCTTCCGGTCCACGCCTCGATGTTCACCGGCCTCTACCCGAGCCAGCACGGCGCGGATCAGGGCAGCCCGTATCTCGAGGAGGCGACCACGCTGGCGTCGGTCCTCTCGACGGCGGGCTACGACACCGCGTGTTACTCCTCGAACGCGTGGATCACGCCCTACACCGAACTCACCCGCGGGTTCGACGATCAGGACTCGTTTTTCGAGGTCCTGCCCCAGGACCTGCTCTCGGGGCCGCTCGCGCGGGCGTGGCGGCTCGTCAACGACAACGACCGGCTCAACGAGATCGCGACTCGAATCGTCCGCCTCGGTGCCCAGGCCCACGAGAAACTCGCCAGCGGCGAGGGCGCGGACTCGAAGACGCCGGCAGTAATCGACCGGACGAGGTCCTTCATCGAGGGCAGCGAGAGCGAGGCGGGGTGGTTCGCGTTCGTCAACCTGATGGACGCCCACCTGCCGTACTACCCGCCCGAGGAGTACCGCGAGGAGTTCGCCCCCGGCGTCGATCCCTCGACCGTGTGCCAGAACTCGAAGGAGTACAACTCCGGGGCGCGCGACGTCGACGCCGAGGAGTGGGAGGCGATCGGCGGGCTGTACGACGCCGAGATTGCCCACATGGACGCCGAACTCGGGCGGCTGTTCGGGTGGCTGCGCGAGACCGGCCGGTGGGAGGACACCACGGTGATCGTCTGTTCGGATCACGGCGAACTCCACGGCGAACACGACCTCTACGGCCACGAGTTCGCACTCTACGAGGAGCTGATCAACGTCCCGCTGATCGTCAAACACCCCGAGATCGAACCGGGACGGCGCGAGAGACTCGTCGAACTGCTCGACCTGTATCACACGACGCTGGACGCGCTCTCGGCCGACGCCGGGGGCGTTCCGGGCGCGGTCGGGTTCGATCCCACCCGGTCGCTTCTGTCGAGCGAGTACCGGTCGTTCGATCGCGTTACCGACCCCGACGTCGGCCAGCGCGCGGTTCTCGGCGGGGAGGGTGAAAGCGAGGACTACGCGTTCGTCGAGTACGCCCAGCCGGTGATCGAACTCCACCACTTGGAGGAGAAGGCGAGCGAGGCCGGGATCACGCTGCCCGAGGATCATCGCGCCTACGCCCGAATGCGCGCCGCCCGCGGGGAGGACGCGAAGTACGTTCGGGCCGACCGGATCCCCGACGAGGGCTACCGCCTCGATACGGATCCCGAGGAGCGCTCGCCGCTCGCGCCCGCGGACGACGAGCGGGTCGCTGCCGCCGAACGGGCGCTCTCGCGGTTCGAGGGCGAGGTCGGCGGCGCGTGGACCACGCCCGCGGAGGCGAGCGCGAGCGACGCTCTCGACGAGGCGGACGCGGAGACGAAAGACCGCCTGCGGGAACTGGGCTATCTGGAGTAG
- a CDS encoding lysylphosphatidylglycerol synthase transmembrane domain-containing protein, which translates to MNGRNWRALIVGFAGAIALFVGLFFLVGADDVLDSLSSAEPSLVAATLAVALLWLGAWALVLRTVLETLDVAIPVVRVFFVYASAVFANNVTPFGQAGGEPVAALLISKVSKARYETGLVGIATVDVLNVVSSLSLILVGVGYYATTAIVGERLQTAVASALGVVVAVGALLFLAWRYQGEIVDRVSEGVADRVARLPVGPSDPDAVAEDLSGRMERFFEHIERMAAQRRRLAVAFGLSLLGWLLQAAALLAAFAAIGHVVPVYVLIFVIPLGNLAGAAPLPGGLGGIEAAFVALLVPTTGLPAATVTAAVLIYRGTIYWLPVLIGGGSMAAFSARTLA; encoded by the coding sequence ATGAACGGTCGAAACTGGCGGGCGCTGATCGTCGGCTTCGCGGGGGCGATCGCCCTCTTCGTCGGCCTGTTCTTCCTCGTCGGCGCGGACGACGTCCTCGACTCGCTTTCGAGCGCCGAGCCGTCACTGGTCGCCGCAACGCTCGCCGTCGCCCTCCTCTGGCTCGGCGCGTGGGCGCTCGTGCTCCGGACGGTGCTCGAGACCCTCGACGTCGCCATCCCGGTCGTGCGGGTGTTCTTCGTCTACGCCAGCGCCGTCTTCGCGAACAACGTCACCCCGTTCGGGCAGGCCGGCGGCGAACCGGTCGCGGCGCTGCTCATCTCGAAGGTCTCGAAGGCCCGCTACGAGACCGGCCTCGTCGGCATCGCGACCGTGGACGTGCTCAACGTCGTCTCCTCGCTCTCGCTGATCCTGGTCGGCGTCGGCTACTACGCGACGACCGCCATCGTCGGCGAACGCCTCCAGACGGCGGTCGCGTCGGCGCTCGGGGTCGTCGTCGCCGTCGGGGCCCTCCTGTTTCTCGCCTGGCGCTATCAGGGCGAGATCGTCGACCGGGTCTCCGAGGGCGTCGCCGACAGGGTCGCCCGACTCCCGGTCGGCCCCTCGGACCCCGACGCCGTCGCCGAGGACCTCTCGGGGCGCATGGAGCGGTTCTTCGAGCACATCGAGCGGATGGCCGCCCAGCGCCGACGCCTCGCCGTCGCGTTCGGCCTCTCGCTGCTCGGGTGGCTCCTGCAGGCCGCCGCGCTGCTGGCCGCGTTCGCGGCAATCGGCCACGTCGTCCCGGTGTACGTCCTGATCTTCGTGATCCCGCTCGGAAACCTCGCCGGGGCGGCCCCGCTGCCGGGCGGACTCGGCGGGATCGAGGCGGCGTTCGTCGCGCTGCTGGTTCCGACGACGGGGCTCCCGGCCGCCACCGTCACCGCGGCCGTCCTGATCTACCGGGGGACGATCTACTGGCTGCCGGTGCTGATCGGTGGGGGGTCGATGGCTGCGTTCAGCGCTCGCACGCTGGCGTGA
- a CDS encoding glycosyltransferase family 4 protein, with protein MNVSHYFEFEDVVTGGIRESVRHQRKMLRQVGIDATTTPSLGSDVLHLNLMGPRSVWYARRARARGVPVIAHTHVTAEDFGDSFRFTNALARPLEPYLRWAYGLADALVCPSEYNRRLIRRYTDTPTTVISNGVDREKLEGFEALESEYRERYDLSAPTVFAVGHVLKRKGLESFIETARRMPELDFAWFGPLDLSLKGRSTTKLIENSPENCTFTGFVDDIRGAYAAGDVFFFPTREENEGIALLEAMTTGHPAVVRDIETFSWLTDGHDCLKSSGSFVDELESLKDPERRERLGANAARTSERFALSNTAGELHTLYEEVV; from the coding sequence ATGAACGTCAGTCACTACTTCGAGTTCGAGGACGTCGTCACCGGCGGGATCCGCGAGTCCGTCAGACACCAGCGGAAGATGCTGCGTCAGGTGGGTATCGACGCGACGACGACCCCGTCGCTCGGCTCGGACGTGCTGCACCTCAACCTCATGGGCCCGCGGTCGGTCTGGTACGCGAGGCGGGCGCGTGCCCGCGGCGTGCCAGTGATCGCCCACACGCACGTGACCGCGGAGGACTTCGGCGACAGCTTTCGCTTTACGAACGCGCTCGCGCGGCCGCTCGAACCGTACCTCCGGTGGGCCTACGGGCTCGCGGACGCGCTGGTCTGTCCCTCGGAGTACAACCGCCGGCTGATACGCCGGTACACCGACACGCCGACGACCGTGATCTCGAACGGCGTCGACCGGGAGAAACTCGAGGGATTCGAGGCCCTCGAATCGGAGTACCGCGAGCGCTACGACCTGTCGGCGCCGACGGTCTTCGCGGTCGGGCACGTCCTGAAGCGAAAGGGACTCGAGAGCTTCATCGAGACGGCCCGCCGGATGCCCGAACTGGACTTCGCGTGGTTCGGCCCTCTCGACCTCTCGCTGAAGGGGCGCTCGACGACGAAACTGATCGAGAACTCGCCGGAGAACTGCACGTTCACGGGGTTCGTCGACGACATCCGCGGCGCGTACGCGGCGGGCGATGTCTTCTTCTTCCCGACGCGCGAGGAGAACGAGGGGATCGCGCTGCTGGAGGCGATGACCACCGGCCACCCCGCGGTCGTCCGGGACATCGAGACGTTCTCGTGGCTGACCGACGGCCACGACTGCCTGAAGTCGTCGGGATCGTTCGTGGACGAACTCGAGTCGTTGAAGGACCCCGAACGGCGAGAGCGCCTCGGGGCCAACGCGGCCCGGACCAGCGAGCGCTTCGCCCTCTCGAACACGGCCGGTGAGCTCCACACCCTCTACGAGGAGGTGGTCTGA
- a CDS encoding helix-turn-helix domain-containing protein: MTDIKAVVRVEHPDIVLTKTVTHDQSSKVESVLEAGTDPISGKFFYRIQSSDFRRFEDGLRNDHTIGEFERVIETRDEKAIYSFEYTDEAKIISPIISTANGVILDMKNDRNGWILTVWMPDRTNLAPLWDYAERNDIDIELLRVNEYASLGNTDAGLTDSQREALLVALDTGYFEDPRNATLSEVAANLDISQPAASGLLRRGTKRLIVSSLMDDGEKPE; this comes from the coding sequence GTGACCGATATCAAAGCAGTTGTCCGAGTCGAGCACCCTGACATAGTGCTCACAAAGACGGTCACTCACGACCAGAGTTCGAAAGTCGAGTCGGTGTTAGAGGCAGGAACCGACCCTATATCGGGGAAATTCTTCTATCGCATACAGTCATCTGATTTCCGCCGGTTCGAAGATGGATTGCGGAACGATCACACCATTGGCGAGTTTGAACGAGTTATTGAAACCAGAGACGAGAAGGCGATCTATAGCTTCGAGTATACGGACGAAGCGAAGATCATCTCACCGATTATTTCGACCGCGAACGGTGTCATACTCGATATGAAGAACGACAGAAACGGTTGGATTCTAACGGTATGGATGCCCGACCGGACGAATCTGGCCCCTCTATGGGACTATGCGGAACGGAACGACATTGATATCGAGTTACTGCGCGTGAACGAATACGCTAGTTTAGGGAATACGGACGCAGGATTGACCGATAGCCAACGAGAGGCACTCCTCGTCGCACTCGACACGGGGTATTTCGAAGACCCACGGAACGCAACTCTCAGCGAAGTCGCCGCTAATCTGGATATCTCTCAACCTGCAGCCAGTGGTCTCCTTCGGCGTGGGACCAAACGACTCATCGTTTCTTCGCTGATGGATGACGGTGAAAAGCCAGAGTGA
- a CDS encoding EamA family transporter, translating to MAEPILGVGLAALAAVAWAGQYVFVRLATVEGSTTDAVAVAIVCNVALVVPAALVFSEPASIGGPTVVLAFVAAGLAGSLFGRLCQFRAVETIGASRAAPVVASTALFSAAVAVAVLGETLTAPHVVGIVLVVGGVSYISWTTATDPADPRPIREVGLSLALPVLAALFFAVEPVLISWGLAAGAPVVSGLAIAAVAAAIGFFGYLAFTGGLPTPTRLAGPSLRWYVGGGVASTVALLAYFLALEVAPVVVVVPIVQVSPLVVLALSAAFLPRGLERVTWDLAVAAAVVVVGAVVVSVSG from the coding sequence ATGGCCGAGCCGATCCTGGGGGTCGGGCTCGCCGCCCTCGCCGCCGTCGCGTGGGCCGGCCAGTACGTCTTCGTCCGCCTCGCCACGGTGGAGGGCTCGACGACCGACGCCGTCGCCGTCGCGATCGTCTGTAACGTCGCCCTCGTCGTTCCGGCCGCGCTCGTGTTCTCCGAGCCCGCCTCGATCGGGGGACCCACTGTGGTCCTCGCGTTCGTCGCCGCGGGCCTCGCCGGGTCGCTGTTCGGTCGGCTCTGTCAGTTCCGCGCGGTCGAGACGATCGGCGCGAGCCGCGCCGCCCCGGTGGTCGCCTCGACCGCGCTGTTCTCGGCCGCCGTCGCGGTCGCCGTCCTCGGCGAGACGCTCACGGCCCCACACGTCGTCGGGATCGTGCTCGTGGTCGGCGGCGTCTCGTACATCTCGTGGACGACGGCGACCGACCCCGCCGACCCGCGGCCGATCCGCGAGGTCGGCCTCTCGCTCGCGTTGCCGGTGCTGGCCGCGCTGTTCTTCGCGGTCGAACCGGTCCTCATCTCGTGGGGGCTCGCGGCGGGCGCCCCGGTCGTTTCCGGTCTCGCGATCGCGGCCGTCGCGGCCGCGATCGGCTTCTTCGGCTACCTCGCCTTCACGGGGGGCCTCCCGACCCCGACCCGCCTCGCCGGCCCGAGCCTGCGGTGGTACGTCGGCGGGGGCGTCGCCAGCACGGTCGCCCTGCTCGCGTACTTCCTCGCGCTCGAGGTCGCCCCCGTCGTCGTGGTCGTCCCGATCGTGCAGGTCTCGCCGCTCGTGGTGCTGGCGCTCTCGGCGGCGTTCCTGCCCCGGGGGCTCGAGCGCGTGACGTGGGACCTCGCGGTCGCCGCGGCGGTCGTGGTCGTCGGCGCGGTCGTCGTCTCCGTGTCGGGGTGA
- a CDS encoding EamA family transporter yields MGFPEIDSAVFFGLITMVTWGIWVVLGNAASESIDPRTAAAISYLVAGPLALGYILVSDASLAVTARGGLLAGTAGLFTGIGLISMYIGLSGGSTTVVSTLGAMYFVVAALIGMVVLGDEVTITRFAGIAFAIIGIVLVTR; encoded by the coding sequence ATGGGTTTCCCTGAGATAGATTCGGCTGTGTTCTTTGGTTTGATTACGATGGTAACCTGGGGAATCTGGGTCGTCTTGGGCAACGCTGCGTCGGAGTCTATCGACCCGAGGACGGCCGCCGCGATCTCCTATCTCGTCGCGGGGCCCCTCGCACTCGGATACATCCTCGTTTCAGACGCATCGCTTGCCGTTACTGCGAGAGGAGGACTGCTCGCTGGCACGGCCGGATTGTTCACCGGAATCGGCCTGATTTCGATGTACATCGGCCTTTCGGGAGGGTCGACGACCGTCGTCTCCACTCTCGGTGCGATGTACTTCGTCGTCGCGGCTCTCATCGGTATGGTCGTCCTCGGAGACGAAGTCACGATAACGAGATTTGCTGGGATAGCGTTCGCAATCATTGGGATCGTCTTGGTTACCCGATAG
- a CDS encoding glycosyltransferase — protein sequence MRIGFFTDSYFPEIDGVTYTIQLWRERLEDAGHEVHVVYPDGEYDPDERELPVRSLPNPFYSGYRIPLFRRPSTLPELDLVHCHGPAPVGLLGRYYAHRHDLPAIYTHHTPLEEYFHQSVRSDRLARALGRAYVPLENAFLRSFDAVTASTSRIDRDVEHVELPVGIDMDFFAPTDERWYPDRTVIGYSGRLSMEKNVREVLRAAERLPEYDFVVVGEGPFRERLEERAPANVEIRGFLPREDLPAFYTSIDAFVTASTADTLGLSTLEANACGTPVAAVDAPPFDRTIGPDNGVRFEYGDLDSMVEAIETCLDAERETRAAVERYSIHHTIDLLETLYRNVAGTTAPTPTEATRRTPSRRRLTGETNRKG from the coding sequence GTGCGGATCGGCTTCTTCACCGACAGCTACTTCCCGGAGATCGACGGCGTGACCTACACCATCCAGCTCTGGCGCGAGCGCCTGGAGGACGCCGGCCACGAGGTGCACGTCGTCTACCCCGACGGCGAGTACGACCCCGACGAGCGCGAGCTCCCGGTCCGGTCGCTTCCGAACCCCTTCTACAGCGGGTACCGCATCCCGCTGTTCAGGCGGCCCTCGACGCTTCCCGAACTCGATCTCGTCCACTGTCACGGCCCGGCCCCGGTCGGCCTGCTGGGGCGGTACTACGCGCACAGACACGACCTCCCCGCGATCTACACCCACCACACGCCCCTCGAGGAGTACTTCCACCAGAGCGTTCGATCCGACCGGCTGGCGCGGGCGCTGGGGCGGGCCTACGTCCCGCTCGAGAACGCCTTCCTGCGGAGCTTCGACGCCGTGACCGCCTCGACCTCCCGGATCGACCGCGACGTCGAGCACGTCGAACTCCCGGTCGGCATCGACATGGACTTCTTCGCGCCCACGGACGAGCGGTGGTACCCCGACCGGACGGTGATCGGCTACAGCGGCCGGCTCAGCATGGAGAAGAACGTCCGCGAGGTCCTCCGGGCCGCCGAACGCCTCCCCGAGTACGACTTCGTCGTCGTGGGCGAGGGGCCGTTCCGCGAGCGCCTCGAGGAGCGCGCCCCGGCGAACGTCGAGATCCGGGGCTTCCTCCCGCGGGAGGACCTACCCGCGTTCTACACGTCGATCGACGCCTTCGTCACCGCCTCGACCGCCGACACGCTGGGGCTGTCGACGCTCGAGGCCAACGCCTGCGGGACCCCGGTCGCCGCCGTCGACGCGCCGCCGTTCGACCGCACGATCGGCCCCGACAACGGCGTCCGCTTCGAGTACGGCGACCTCGACTCGATGGTCGAAGCCATCGAGACGTGTCTCGACGCCGAGCGGGAGACGCGGGCCGCCGTCGAGCGCTACTCGATCCACCACACCATCGACCTCCTCGAAACCCTCTACAGGAACGTCGCGGGTACGACCGCTCCGACCCCCACGGAGGCCACCCGTCGGACCCCCTCGCGGCGGCGACTCACCGGCGAGACGAACCGAAAGGGCTGA
- a CDS encoding DedA family protein: MYVLQLDRTPPEVEALLTSEFALAVLLAIAVLEGAMMLRFMPSELVVPTALLLIGSSPSDVVVIVAVTVVGTTIGQFVLFSLVRRGGRNYILQKRWFPISESRLDRIDGWFDRWGPVAVPVSNTMLFVRGLLTVPAGLSDMDGRAFVVLSALGSLSFQSILAALYLLVDYQFVLDDYLLV; encoded by the coding sequence ATGTACGTGTTGCAACTCGACCGGACGCCGCCGGAGGTCGAGGCGCTGCTCACCTCCGAGTTCGCACTTGCCGTGCTGTTGGCCATCGCCGTCCTCGAGGGGGCGATGATGCTCCGGTTCATGCCGAGCGAACTCGTCGTCCCGACGGCGCTCCTGTTGATCGGGTCGTCGCCGTCCGACGTGGTCGTGATCGTCGCCGTCACGGTCGTCGGAACGACGATCGGCCAGTTCGTCCTCTTCTCGCTCGTCCGGCGCGGCGGTCGGAACTACATCCTGCAAAAGCGCTGGTTCCCCATCAGCGAGTCCCGTCTCGACCGGATCGACGGCTGGTTCGACCGCTGGGGCCCGGTCGCCGTCCCGGTGAGCAACACGATGCTGTTCGTCCGCGGCCTGCTCACGGTTCCGGCCGGCCTCTCGGACATGGACGGCCGGGCGTTCGTCGTCCTCTCGGCGCTCGGATCGCTCTCCTTTCAGTCGATCCTCGCGGCGCTGTACCTGCTGGTCGATTACCAGTTCGTCCTCGATGACTACCTGCTCGTCTGA
- a CDS encoding thiolase family protein, protein MSSDTTPVIARAVRTPFGKEGGVFSEVRSEDLSIPLIDQILADTGLSSEEIDDLMWGCAQQRGQQDNNVARVIALLSELGEGVPATTINRWCASSMQAIISASDAIRAGQREAVIAGGVESMSNVPMDGESYGHLHPRLAEAYNVGELEMGMTAEKVAEEFDVSREEQDEFALRSHRRAADATDSGRFDDEIVPIETPEGPVDEDEGIRRDTDMETLSGLPTVFKGDGTVTPGNASQITDGAAATLVTSRAFAEDHGLDVLAEVGSNEVAGVDPTVMGIGPVPATEGLLERVGRGIDEYDLVEINEAFASQCEYSRRELGIDPERLNVNGGAIALGHPLGASGARLPVTLLHELEKRDGKRGLATLCVGFGQGAAIEFSR, encoded by the coding sequence ATGTCATCGGATACCACCCCCGTGATCGCGCGAGCCGTTCGTACCCCCTTCGGCAAGGAGGGCGGCGTCTTCAGCGAGGTCCGGAGCGAGGACCTCTCGATTCCCCTGATCGACCAGATCCTCGCCGACACCGGGCTGAGCAGCGAGGAGATCGACGACCTGATGTGGGGCTGTGCCCAGCAGCGCGGCCAGCAGGACAACAACGTCGCGCGCGTGATCGCGCTGCTCTCGGAACTCGGCGAGGGCGTCCCGGCGACGACGATCAACCGCTGGTGTGCCTCCTCGATGCAGGCGATCATCTCCGCCTCCGATGCGATCCGCGCCGGCCAGCGCGAGGCCGTCATCGCGGGCGGCGTCGAGTCCATGTCGAACGTGCCGATGGACGGTGAGTCCTACGGGCACCTCCACCCGCGACTCGCCGAGGCCTACAACGTCGGCGAACTCGAGATGGGGATGACCGCCGAGAAGGTCGCCGAGGAGTTCGACGTCTCCCGGGAGGAACAGGACGAGTTCGCGCTGCGGAGCCACCGCCGGGCCGCCGACGCGACCGACTCCGGCCGGTTCGACGACGAGATCGTTCCGATCGAGACCCCCGAGGGACCCGTCGACGAGGACGAGGGGATACGGCGCGATACCGACATGGAGACCCTGAGCGGGTTGCCGACGGTGTTCAAGGGCGACGGCACCGTCACGCCGGGCAACGCCTCCCAGATCACCGACGGCGCGGCCGCCACGCTCGTGACCAGCCGCGCGTTCGCGGAGGATCACGGACTGGATGTGCTCGCGGAGGTCGGCTCGAACGAGGTCGCTGGCGTCGATCCCACGGTCATGGGGATCGGCCCCGTCCCGGCGACCGAGGGACTGCTCGAGAGGGTTGGAAGGGGAATCGACGAGTACGACCTGGTCGAGATCAACGAGGCGTTCGCGAGCCAGTGTGAGTATTCTCGTCGGGAACTCGGCATCGATCCCGAGCGCCTGAACGTCAACGGCGGGGCGATCGCGCTGGGCCACCCGTTGGGTGCCAGCGGCGCGCGCCTCCCCGTGACGCTGCTGCACGAACTCGAGAAGCGCGACGGGAAGCGGGGGCTCGCGACGCTCTGTGTCGGGTTCGGACAGGGCGCGGCCATCGAGTTTTCGAGATAG
- a CDS encoding metal-dependent hydrolase: MDAGRVAFLAVAFLTHGAVGYALVRAFTDVDPAVGFVLGIVPDADFLFPAAWGMPFVHRGITHTLLFVVAVVAVTSPWRSPRRIGPASALAVGSHLVIDSGSAMGVAWLFPLGIRASGDLPVHGPAGTLALWGLSVGLLVWSGE, from the coding sequence ATGGACGCCGGACGCGTGGCGTTTCTGGCCGTCGCGTTCCTCACCCACGGCGCCGTCGGCTACGCGCTCGTCCGGGCGTTCACCGACGTCGATCCGGCGGTCGGGTTCGTCCTCGGGATCGTCCCCGACGCCGACTTCCTTTTCCCGGCGGCGTGGGGCATGCCGTTCGTCCACCGAGGGATCACGCACACCCTGTTGTTCGTCGTCGCGGTCGTCGCCGTGACCTCCCCGTGGCGCTCCCCGAGGCGGATCGGACCCGCGAGCGCGCTGGCGGTGGGCTCGCACCTGGTGATCGACTCGGGGTCGGCGATGGGCGTGGCGTGGCTGTTCCCGCTGGGGATCCGCGCGAGCGGGGACCTGCCCGTTCACGGGCCGGCGGGGACGCTCGCGTTGTGGGGCCTCTCGGTCGGGCTGCTCGTGTGGAGCGGCGAGTGA
- a CDS encoding DUF2062 domain-containing protein has product MLRERLSAYRDAIRSELEAVSAEDHPPHDIAASFAVGVFITALPTLGTGLLLFVLIVALFDRVSKLALFASVVVLNPVAKWGVYATSFWLGTLLLGPVPGVSFSEVSFDAGPDIVARLLLGNLVLAVVLTVVGYVGVLRLVRLYRRRDVLVGDLLPERLSE; this is encoded by the coding sequence ATGCTTCGGGAACGGCTGTCGGCGTATCGGGACGCGATCCGGTCGGAACTGGAGGCGGTCTCGGCCGAGGACCACCCGCCACACGACATCGCCGCCAGCTTCGCCGTCGGCGTCTTCATCACGGCGCTGCCGACGCTCGGGACGGGACTGCTCCTGTTCGTCCTCATCGTCGCCCTCTTCGACCGCGTGAGCAAGCTCGCGCTGTTCGCCTCCGTCGTCGTCCTCAACCCCGTCGCGAAGTGGGGCGTCTACGCGACGAGTTTCTGGCTCGGGACCCTCCTGCTCGGGCCGGTGCCGGGCGTCTCGTTCTCGGAGGTCTCCTTCGACGCGGGACCCGACATCGTCGCCCGCCTGCTGCTCGGGAACCTCGTTCTCGCGGTCGTCCTCACCGTCGTCGGATACGTCGGCGTCCTCCGACTCGTCCGCCTCTATCGCCGCCGCGACGTCCTCGTCGGCGACCTCCTGCCCGAGCGACTCTCGGAGTGA